The Romeriopsis navalis LEGE 11480 DNA window AAAACATTGTAGCCATCATGCAAAACCCCCACAAAAAATCTCGCCCCCACAAAAGAGACGAGATTTTTCAAATCATTCACGACGCTACTTCTTCTCGTCGCCGCCTTCCGCTTCCGCCTGGGAAGCCATACCGTACTTCCGCAAGAAGCGCTCAACCCGACCCTCAGTATCAATAATCTTCTGAGTTCCAGTGAAGAACGGGTGGTTGCCAGACCAAACATCTACGCTGATCTCTGGCTTCGTCGAACCCACAGTCATCACATGCTCACCGTTGCACATGACCTTTGCTTCGGGATACCACTCTGGGTGAATACCATCTTTTGCCATTGTTCTACTCTCGCTCTCGCTTGTCTTACTATGCTAACCAACAAAAACTCGCCAACCAACCGCCAAAGTCTTACCGATTCTAAATAAGCAATCGGCAAGGCCAAAGCAATGTCTAACGCTTCGAGTACTGAGGCGCTTTACGTGCCTTGCGCAAACCATACTTACGACGCTCTTTCGCCCGCGCATCCCGGCGGAGATAGCCTTCGATTTTGAGGGGACTGCGGTTATCCGGGTCTAGCTCACATAAAGCGCGCGCCACACCCATCCGAATCGCTTCCGCTTGTCCGGTCAAACCACCACCGTGGGCGTTGACCAACAAGTCGTATTGCTCTTCTAAGCCCAAAGTCTCCAATGGCGCCTTAGCGGAAGATACATACTCGTGGTTGCCCTGCAAGTAGTAAGCGCCATCCTTACCATTAATCACAAACTTGCCATCACCAGGAACCAGGCGGACCCGCGCGACAGCAGTTTTACGACGACCAGTTCCCTGGTACATTGCACGTCCTTGATCAGCCATGATTTATTTCGCTCCTGGGATAGTGTTGATTTCCAAAACTTCCGGCTTCTGCGCCGCATGGGGATGCTCCGCACCCGCATAAACGTTCAGCTTCGTGAACTGCTGACGGCCCAAGGAAGTCTTCGGCAACATGCCTTTAACGGCTTTCTCGATGATTCGCTCCGGAATCCGCGCTTGCAGTTGCGTGAAGGTCTCCACCTTCATCCCGCCGGGACGACCGGAGTGACGACGGTAGAGCTTTTGACTGGCTTTACTACCAGTCACTTCAATCTTATCGGCGTTGATCACCACGACAAAGTCGCCTGTGTCCACCGAAGGAGTGAAGTTTGGCTTGTTTTTACCCCGGAGGATATTTGCAATTTCCGTGGCCAAACGGCCCAAACGCTGACCAGACGCATCAACAACGTACCAGTTACGCTCGACAGTTTGGCTCGTAGGAAGATAGGTTTTTTCGGTAGCCATGATTGTTACCAGAGATTTGAAAGAAAAACTGTTGACGAGTGACTCATCTATGAGTTCGATTCCGAAAATACTGAAGCCTCGGTTCGATAGTCGATCGGAGGATCAAGATGCGGAATCTGGTCTAGGGTTGGAAATGCCGTTGGCAAGGTCAGTTGCGGTTGGGCGTCGTACCAAACATCCGGTGAGAACGGACAGTCTGAGTATCCCACACGCAGCAGACACAATCCACGGGCCGGGGCAGAGTACTTCACTTGATCGCGGCGCTCAGACATCCATAGCTCGGTAAACTCATCTACCGATCGTTCGCCCTTACCCACCTGTACAAGCAACCCGACGAGTAGTCGCATCATCCCGTACAGAAACCCACTGGCCTGAACTTCGATCGTCACAAAGTCGCCTTGTCGCTGGCAAAACGCTTCATGTACATCGACCCAGGAATGGGCCCGGCCAGAACCGGCGCGGTGGAAAGCAGCTAAGTGATGTCGACCGACTAAAGGCGCAAGCGCCTGATGCATCAGCTTTTCATCCAGCGGCTCATAGTAGTAATGCCAAGCGTAGGGGCTAACAAATAGGTTTGGCACCCGATTTGTATAAAGCGTGTAACGGTAGCGCCGCCAACTTGCAGAAAATCTTGCGTGCCAGTCCGCCGAAACGGGGGTGGCGGCTCTAACCACAATATCTTCCGGCAAGCGACCGTTCAGAATTCCCATCCATCGCTGCGGTGGTATCAACGTTTGAACATCAAAGTGAACCACTTGTGCTGCTGCATGGACTCCGGCATCTGTCCGACCCGCCGTATGAACGACGACGCGCGCTCCCACTACTGACGCCAAGGCATCTTCCAACACTTCTTGCACAGTGCGTTGATTATGCGGCTGACGTTGCCAGCCCGAGAACTGACTTCCTTGGTATTGCAGCACCAGGGCAACCCGTTGCATTTCCAAACCAGAGACATCAGCCTGCATCGCACTCAAACTTGATTAAAAGTTTGCAAAAAGCTTAGAACCAGAAGCAATCATCCAGCCTAGACCAGCTCAATAATCGCCATTTCAGCATTATCACCGCGACGACGAATCGTCCGGAGAATCCGGGTATATCCACCCTGACGCTCGCCATAACGCTCTTGAGCTTGCTCAAATAGCGCATGGACTAGCTGCTTGTCGTAGATATAACCCAAAGCTTTCCGGCGCGCCGCCAAGGAACCATCCTTCGCTAATGTCACCATCCGCTCTGTTTCGTTTCGCACAGCTTTCGCTCGTGCTTTTGTTGTAGTAATCCGACCGTTGCGGATTAACTCAGTCGTGAGCGCACGCAGCATTGCTTTACGCTGGTCCGCGGGCCGACCGAGTTTGGCAACTCGATTTTGGTGCCGCATAGTTCTCAACCTTTACTTCAAAACAACACTGATCAAGTCAATCAGTTCAATCCAATCAAGCGATTAAATGCCGCCGTTTTCTTTGGCTGCCTTCGTTAACGGCAGGGTGATACCCAACCGATCTTTCAATGCTTCGACGACTTCCTCAGCCGACTTCGCACCAAAATTCTTTATTTCCATCAAGTCTTCTTGGGTGTAGTCCAACAAGTCGGCGACGGAATTGATTTGGGCCCGCTTCAAACAGTTGTAAGCGCGCACCGACAGTTGCAGCTCTTCGATCGGAATCTGGCTCTCAGGATGCTCATCGGCCACAACGTCGTCTTCCGTTGCTTCGAAGTTGACATCCTTGAGGGGGTTGAACAAGTCAACCAAAATGTTCGCCGCCTGACCCAGGGCTTCCTGGGGCGTTAAGCTACCATTTGTCCAAACTTCCATCAATAGGCGGTCTTTTTCCAAAGAACCACCGACACGCGCATCTTCTACCGAGTAGTTGACCTTACGCACAGGCATAAAAATCGAATCTAACTGGAGAAAATCGACCGCATTGCTTTGGTCATCACGAATCTGACTGACACTGCGATAGCCTTTGCCACGCTGTACCTGGAATTCCATTTCCAGCTTCGCACCGGGGGCGACGGTCGCAATGTACTGATCGGTCGAAATCACTTCTACTTCTGAGGG harbors:
- the rpmE gene encoding 50S ribosomal protein L31, with translation MAKDGIHPEWYPEAKVMCNGEHVMTVGSTKPEISVDVWSGNHPFFTGTQKIIDTEGRVERFLRKYGMASQAEAEGGDEKK
- the rpsI gene encoding 30S ribosomal protein S9, translating into MADQGRAMYQGTGRRKTAVARVRLVPGDGKFVINGKDGAYYLQGNHEYVSSAKAPLETLGLEEQYDLLVNAHGGGLTGQAEAIRMGVARALCELDPDNRSPLKIEGYLRRDARAKERRKYGLRKARKAPQYSKR
- the rplM gene encoding 50S ribosomal protein L13, whose amino-acid sequence is MATEKTYLPTSQTVERNWYVVDASGQRLGRLATEIANILRGKNKPNFTPSVDTGDFVVVINADKIEVTGSKASQKLYRRHSGRPGGMKVETFTQLQARIPERIIEKAVKGMLPKTSLGRQQFTKLNVYAGAEHPHAAQKPEVLEINTIPGAK
- the truA gene encoding tRNA pseudouridine(38-40) synthase TruA, producing MQADVSGLEMQRVALVLQYQGSQFSGWQRQPHNQRTVQEVLEDALASVVGARVVVHTAGRTDAGVHAAAQVVHFDVQTLIPPQRWMGILNGRLPEDIVVRAATPVSADWHARFSASWRRYRYTLYTNRVPNLFVSPYAWHYYYEPLDEKLMHQALAPLVGRHHLAAFHRAGSGRAHSWVDVHEAFCQRQGDFVTIEVQASGFLYGMMRLLVGLLVQVGKGERSVDEFTELWMSERRDQVKYSAPARGLCLLRVGYSDCPFSPDVWYDAQPQLTLPTAFPTLDQIPHLDPPIDYRTEASVFSESNS
- the rplQ gene encoding 50S ribosomal protein L17, encoding MRHQNRVAKLGRPADQRKAMLRALTTELIRNGRITTTKARAKAVRNETERMVTLAKDGSLAARRKALGYIYDKQLVHALFEQAQERYGERQGGYTRILRTIRRRGDNAEMAIIELV
- a CDS encoding DNA-directed RNA polymerase subunit alpha, encoding MAQFQVECIESTIDKDQSQYSRFILEPLERGQGTTVGNALRRVLLSNLEGTAITAIRIDGVSHEFSAVPGVREDVLDIMLNMKKVVLKSYTSQPQIGRLVVQGPAVITAATFDLPSEVEVISTDQYIATVAPGAKLEMEFQVQRGKGYRSVSQIRDDQSNAVDFLQLDSIFMPVRKVNYSVEDARVGGSLEKDRLLMEVWTNGSLTPQEALGQAANILVDLFNPLKDVNFEATEDDVVADEHPESQIPIEELQLSVRAYNCLKRAQINSVADLLDYTQEDLMEIKNFGAKSAEEVVEALKDRLGITLPLTKAAKENGGI